The genomic region GTTTTTAAATGTTGGGGGAAACTGGACCACCTGGaaaaaacccatgcaaacatggggagaacatgcaaattgaacacagaaaggccacaggtggtaatgaaacccatgaccttcttgctgtgaggcaatagtgctaaccactaggacACCGTgcggcccaaagataggtgtgccaggcTTGTGGCAATATAGTCTGtaacacttgaggctgtaattgctgccaaagatgcatcaacaaagtattgagcaaagggtttgaatacttaggtacaggtgatttctttgtattttatttttaataactttgcaaCAATTTCAAAAAATCATTTTCATGTTGCCATTTGTCATCACATGTCATATTGTCATCGCATTTTGTCATTTCATGTTGTCAtcgctgccaaaagtgcatcaacatacTATTGATCgaggggtgtgaatacttatgtacatgtgattttttagtttttttttattttgaacaattttataaaaaaaaaaaaaaaaaaaaatcatgtttcatgttgtcattatggggtgttgtgagtagaattttgaggggaaaaattaatttattccattttggaataagctgcaacataataaaatgtggaaaaggtgaagcgctgtgaatactttctggatgcattgtaatGAATGCTTCAACCATCAGTgtgttctttcttttctgtgacagGGAGTGAAGACAGCAGTAACCTGTCCAAGGAGAGAGACAAGCTGCAGAGCAGTGTCAGTCAACTAAAAGAACTCAACTACAACCTGACCCAAAACATGAGCCAGTTAGAGACCATTAACAGGAACCTCACacgagaaaaaaatgaattacagGCTCAGCTTTCAAGTAAGTGAAATAGTTTTATTTGTCGGTCATACAAGAGGACAAAGTATAATGTATGCTATTTGAAAATTGACTGTCAGCAATTGTTTAATGTTTTGGTTATGCTTTGTCATTGTTTTACTGAATTGTTAAGTGAAGATTGagtgatttctctctctctccccctccgaaacagaggtgttggCAGATATATGTACATATGGGAACAGATTTGATGGCAGCTGTTATTTGTTCTCCATCACACGAAAAAACTGGTACGACAGCAAAGCAGAATGTGAAAAACTTGGTGCCCACCTGGTGATTATAACTAGTGAAGCTGAACAGGTGAGTCAGATGTTGAATTGAACAGTTATGAGGTTTGATCTGCCCATGTTGTTAACAGATGAATATTTTATTCCCTTACTATCATGTTGACATAACTCTCAGAAAACTGCAAGTTCTTATTTCAACAACTATTGTTGTTTATTAACCCTTTTGTTTCCCACAACAAATGTTTGAGGGCAGAATTTACCATCCATTGTTTGGTGGTAATTATGGGCTGTTCAGGGATATTAGAAAGAGGACTTTTACCTGACCTGACCATATTATTGATTGTCAGGTTCAGTAGAAGGACCAACTGTATAATTATTTGGACTAAAAAGTGGATGTGTTTTGAAAAATACTGAAGTCCAGTTGTCTTTGACTAACCTTCTAGATACTGTTAAGAAAACAATTTTTGAGGTGACTTTAGTTGATATGGTCATCAGGGTGTCTATTAAATGAAGGACTGTTGCTGCTGAGTGTCAGTGTGTTCTTGGTGAAAAATATTGGTCAGTAAGGTCTTGTCCACACAGATACAGCACTTTCTCAATacgatctttttctttgtcattttcaaaaagtgttctgtaaacacagcacagtttcaagaaatatctgcatCCACACGAAAATGCTCAAACTGCCTGAAAGTGCTGTAGTACATgtaccaggcctgtatgtggcactgtaatgcttcCACAGAcaactttcaattcaattttcaattttattttcatttatatagcgccaagtcacaacagagttgcctcatggtgcttgtgcttcacacaagtaaggtctcaccttactaacccccagagcaacagtggtaaggaaaaactcccactgaggaagaaaagtcaagcagaccagactcaaaggggtgaccctctgcttgggccatactacaaacataaattacagaacaattcacagaaacaattcacagaaacaattcacaaaacgaatatacaggaaatgctgttggtgcacaggacaggagggtctccagcacaaatacaactcccatctctggatggagctgcaccttaaacagagagaaaaaacaatcagtcatcagaaagacaagaaatacagtataatttgtcagcattaagcaacaagaaaaacaggaaatactaaggtgatcgccggccactagccttaagcttcactaaaagacccagaatttaggtaaagttgaggctgcggcacgctctgtttcctaataaaatgaattaaaagagtaaaaagcgtaaaactataccagtatgctagccatacaaaagggaaaataagtgtgtcttaagtctggacttgaaagtcttcacagaatctgactgttttattgatgcagggagatcattccacagaacaggtgcatggtaagagaaagccctatgacctgcagacttcttattcaccctatttaataaacacaaattcaatttcagacatcttatatatattactctggaacaaagacgacagacagtgtttgacataagcaggactctaaatagcaaacgattgcaatgattccaattgaaaataatggaggagcaacctgagctgcttctggcatttttacataaaacaacacaataacaacgtctataaacccagagaatcacgagagttttaggcacaagatacaaagagtttaatgctgttgtctgcgtggagcctgatcagagcatctcaaatgcattttttctgtcatgaatgtactgagatacccataatgcacctgggcacagcatgtccacactaaaaccttcaaaattagtgcattactttaaaactaaaacatatatctgatattttcactttataaaacttcagacatgacgttaatttaaataactgtccgaaattagtttggttaaaatttttaaccataagttaaaactgtatgcctctggatgacttgggtaatattgccagtgtatcagtatggggtcaaaagaaattagcctttttttttttcttttttcttcctgtGACCAGTTCTCAGAGTGCGGTTCtcactggaccgacatctctgctattttaggattctgggatagctcgcgcccacagattgaccTTGTTGGACTATGTTTGCGAAACTGCTCAgcatgccgctctcattggagcaacaacacacagaatgtgtctcttcccagatagatctctttcagtgcagcttcttgttctaactttaacacaaagttaacacccaagtctttcattgcgaactgtaaatggtaatcaaaccattccagtctgaactcttccgcatcaaactccatcgtgtgaatgtttacaatgtgcttgagcaagaacaggtgaagttgctcataaactttaagtttcttaaatatttattacggccactcttaaaacttcagttctctttataattttattgctggtaaattttagaattaatttagatgagatatactcattatctcacaggaactactttttgcacaggaattcatcaagcacattggccgcaggcacgtactaacacagaataccaaaaactggctagaagtttggccaaaacgagagcgtccactgttAGCTTGCCatgagctaagctagtggcgcatgTGAGAGTgtgcagttctcctttgcctgcagaggatagatcggcttcttctagaaccagctgtcctctgtttacaaaggatagaactgtgcatctactataaaacatttaacaggtaggtgctcaactgatttaggTGTCATGAATGTttttaactattcagctttgtttaccgtgtctgcaaaaatatcttagcggtctaaaaattattggaccaaaacttattgaaagataattagtccgataatggttttcaaagttatctgaaaagctattccgataatgaaaacatatattatatattagatcacgaccccTGAGTTCATGtgctactcaggtcaggtagcaagcatcacacattACTTACTACGTCATAGTGGCTGGTTCAGGTGCACGTTATTTACAATCCGAATGGGCCAGAGGGCACCATGTGCAAGTTAAAGCACACGTTTttctcaattaaaatgtacctgctttgtacggcatgccagagcattgcagtgctaTGACATGCTgttaccttttatcatcattcacttgagtctcatgaatgtcacaaattgttcTATTAATGTCACCAACATACACCCAGTGCAACTTGctgcaccttaactaaagtgacatgaaatatacaatgatgtGAAAAtgactaaaattcttctctattacacCGTGCGTAGAATagctattattaatttatttgtatttctaATGTACTTATATCTTGGTTCATTTGTTTAAATTTAATGATTCTTGAAACATAGAACTTCACCACCAGCAAGATCAGTGAGGGACACTGGATTGGTTTGACTGATGAAGAGGAAGAAGATACTTGGAAATGGGTAAATGGAGAGCCACTGAACACAATGTAAGACATTcattttttcattcattatttTACAACTATATAAGACTGTGGTCCCACATAGTGGAGAAATAGACATGAACCACTGGTTCATGCAAATCCTAAACATGCGGCTAGTTGTGGAATTTTGTCACGTGAGCCAAGCATCACACATAGACTCTTTACATCCACACTTGCAGGAGTAAGTGTCACATGTCTGGTTACTGTGATACACAAAAGAGGTGTGACTATAGGTTACCTGTGACTATGAGAAAAAGTTTGTGCACAAGATCAGATAAATTGGTAACTATACCTACAGTTCTGTGGCAAAAATTACAATAGCAAAGTGGAAACAAAAATAatgattcactcactcactcatcttcagcttcTTACTCCAGCTGAGGGTCgctgggtctggagcctatcccagcagtcacagggcgtgaggcgggtatTGGACAGGACacaagtctgtcacagggtcacatatagacaaacaaacacactcacacctacggacaatttaaagtttccaatccacctaaattgtatgtctttggatgcagGAGGTGTCAGGATTTGCCCCGGCACGGGGTTCACATCGgggttttccccttatttgggTCTAGACTTACAGTACGCTGAGgatttttatggttttatttttcatatctTTTTACATTGTCAGTTAAGTCTTGTTTTGGttctgtttgtttctttattctgTGTAATGCTTTTGTTGCCAATTTAATTCTctatttatcatttatttgtggTTTAGTCATTCTTTGCATTAcctgtattctgtagtctctggtttttgttcatcattcattttctattcagTCCTTAGattgttttgtcatgtttattgtattcactttcccGTATCAGGTCCCCTCTACTTTTAGTTATTatcatttgttttctggttttccaCTGTTTAATTCACCACTGTagttcttagttttgcccctttaTTTTGTTCGCATTTATTATGGGTTGTCAAGTATGTCACGTTTTGCACTGTTGGGTTTTCTGTCACTTTAGTATCTTGcccctgttcactttgcttttgtcctactccactctcttgcacttgcctttgtcttccccggtcatgcccccttccagcaccttctgcacaccaGTGTCTTGTTCTCTAATTTACCACCTGCCTTATTTAAGTCTTTTGAGTTCAGCACCACCTTGTCAGTTCGTTACGATCTTTTGTATCCACGTCTCAgccttttgtcttgtttttgtcttgttGTGTACCGACCTTGCTTTGTCTTTCGGATCTGCTTTTGCCTCAGCCCAGGTACTTAGTCACTACGTgttactgaaccctgcttgtttttgaccacgccttTTGTCTCATGCCTGCTTGTACCTCCGCTTTTGCTGTCTGCCAACTTGTGTACcgaaccactgctttgcctcctgaTAACGTTTTTCTGATTATTCCATCAACTCTGCCTgtgggtctgcatttgtgtcctccaccttctgtgccacaagTTCTTGCAGCCTGACAggaagaagccagagcacacggagacaatatatgtatatatatgtatgtatatatatatatatatatatatatatgtgtatatatattaataatataataatattacaataatataatatataatataatggtttccacttggctgttgcccagtttctgactaaatttgatgcggcgctgttccagttgttccgccattttccttgcaatgaaaatccgccgagtgcacaacacacgacctcacacaaatgctgcttaccagcaaatgacgcaattgacaggcgtgaaaaaattcacgcatgtgcatgaaggttcaaggttggctcatgcaagcacacgtgattcaaatccatcaggtttttgcaaaaaataaaaaggtcggatacttttctaacagacctcgtatgaatgaTGGTAATAATTCACATATGATTACCATCAGTCATATGGGTATGATTATTAGACATTCTAAATATCTATGCAGCACTGAACCATATTTTTGACCTTGACATTTAAGAGATTTTTGTCAAAATCAAATTATTTTGTCTTTGGCTCATCCTCAAACGTttcaccaagtttggtccaaatccgATTAAACTTTCTGAGTTACTTTGTTCAcacacagatggacggacggacacacAGCATGGAAAACAACACCTCTGCATGCACGAACATGCATGGATTGAAAATGTGCTCCAAAATGTTGCAGCTCTGAAGGCAGTTTGTGTCGATCTGTGTTAATCTTTTGGGTTGAATTACATTAAACAATATACGAGTAGATGTATCACAGTACAGCAGTTACACACTGTGGTAACTAGTTTCTGTGGCACATTGCGTCTCGAGTGCTGTTTTATGAAAATGAACATTCAGAACGTATCCGACTTTGCAAATGGTCAAATTCTACTGTCTTAAAATTTGACCTTTTCATTAAAATAATGTTGAATgtcattattacatttttaaaagtACAATGAAGTCAAATTTGAGTTCTGCTGTTTCCAATATGATGATTTTAAAGACTGACCAAGGAACTGTTTCTTTGTAGGTACTGGTTGAGGGGTGAACCAAATAACACTGGCAACAATGAAGACTGTGTTATTATTTTACCATTTAACTCTCTGCGTAACTGGAATGATCTTAATTGTCAGCGGTTTTCCCGTAGATGGATCTGTGAAAAGGAAATAAATCAATGAAATTACTATATTAAATCAGAGTTCCACATGGGTGCGAGTGAGATGAAGATGGATGATGAACTGCTGCAGCccccaaaacaggagcagccaaaagaaaaaggAGACTTCTGATTGGTTCCAGATTTTTCTTTGTCTGAAACTTGTTACAAAATCCTGATGTTTGTTCTCTCCCCCCCAGACCGTATTCGCACTGATATAAACACCTTCAGTCTGATGTGTTGGCAGTTAACCGCCTCCTCTAATGAGGAGCCTGGAAGAGCTTTGCTCAATGGCTCCTCAGTATCAGTAGAGTTAATGCTGTTTTCTCACCTTCAGCTTTCCCCTGCTGGTGTGGGGACGATGCTGCATTTATTTATAGACACATCAGTGGGATAACAGAGAGATGTAACATGTCTGAAATCTTATTGTCCCGTGCCATGAAATAAGAGTTACCATTGAAATGGACTCCGTCCCTGTGTCTGTCACGTTTGAGGGTTCTTTtcataaatacagtagtgttcagaataatagtagtgctatgtgactaaaaagattaatccatgttttgagtatatttcttattgttacatgggaaacaaggtaccagtagattcagtagattctcacaaatccagcaagaccaagcattcatgatatgcacactcttaaggctatgaaattgggctattagtaaaaaaagtagaaaagggggtgttcacaataatagtagtgtggcattcagtcagtgagttcgtcagttttgtggaacaaacaggtgtgaatcaggtgtcccctatttaaggatgaagccagcacctgttgaacatgcttttctctttgaaagcctgaggaaaatgggacgttcaagacattgttcagaagaacagcgtagtttgattaaaaagttgattggagaggggaaaacctatacgcaggtgcaaaaaagtataggctgttcatctacaatgatctccaatgctttaaaatggacaaaaaaaaccagagacgtgtggaagaaacaactatcaaaatggacagaagaattaccagaatggcaaaggctcacccattgatcagctccaggatgatcaaagacagtctggcgttacctgtaagtgctgtgacagttagaagacgcctgtgtgaagctaatttatttgcaagaattccctgcaaagtccctctgttaaataaaagacgtgcagaagaggttacaatttgccaaagaacacatcaactcacctaaagagaaatggaggaataatttgtggactgatgagagtaaaattgttctttttgggtccaagggctgcagacagttccaaactctgaattcaagctataGTTCAcgttgaagacagtgaagcatggtggtgcaagcatcatgatatgggcatgtttctcctactatggtgttgggcctatatattgcataccaggtatcatggatcagtttggatatgtcaaaatacttgaagaggtcatgttgccttatgcaaaagaggacatgcccttgaaatgggtgtttcaacaagacaatgaccccaagcacactaggaaacaagcaaaatcttggtttcaaaccaacaattttaatgcctcgcagatgtgaagaaatcatgaaaaactgtggttatacaactaaatactagtttagtgattcacaagattgctaaaaatgcagtttgaacataatagttttgagtttgtagcatcaacagcagatgctactactattattgtgaacacccccttttctactttttttactaatagccaaatttcatagccttaagagtgtgcatatcatgaatgcttggtcttgttggatttgtgagaatctactggtaccttttttcccatgtaacaataagaaatatactcaaaacctggattaatctttttagtcacatagcactactattattctgaacactactgtagatccttgccatttgatttgTGGTTTGTATGCtacgtgatattgatcattcgtcccatttgccattgtgttccatttaccctgcaaatttggttccatatgattcATACCATTGCTCTCTTCCACCACTGCGTTCGCACTCGCGGGGACGGCACTTAGCAGCTTATTGATGCTGCTCATTCttttaacacaaaacaaatcccatACACCGTAAGCCTTCTGGAAGCATTTACAATACTACCTGGGATGTATCTAGCTAAAGTAGAACCGCTGTCGGATAAAGAGCTCAATAAATTTCTGACACAAATTTTCACTGGACTgataaaagcagaagaaatacacaaagaagtcagtgcatggcatcagctacggactacatcatcaggattgtttttgcaagttgactgagaacaattttggattggactgcCATTTAAAATTTGTATTGATGTCTTTGGAACCTCTTCATGTCAAAGGACCAAtgttgcacaccaaaatgtaaatcccttttctcttgtttataaaataatcaaatttttaggcattatataaaacaaataattaatgttttttcatttgttcaatggtatgaatatttcatgcggTGAAAGATGGAAAATTCCATATTTCAACCAtcgcactcaaacattcattatttgcatcaCGTTTCCCTCTTACCCCTTGCAAATATATTACACACCCATAATTTTTTGCACACAGACAAATGTGACATCCAGGAATATGACCTTGGCCCAGATTTTCAATGTCACCCAAGATAATGGCCAACAGATACCCAACGCCTGATCCCAGACTGTCACTTTATCTCTCTAAATATCACTTTTACAGTTTACATTTGTACTGAACACCTATAGGAGATCATGCATCCTGACTCCTTTGACCTGACTGTGTTTGGTTTTATACCTCAAGGCCAAAGTCAAATATGCCAATTAGTGAAAAACGGTACCACCTAAGCCCAGAAATGGTTATTTTCACTTATGTACACATTTTTGTCTAAGTAATAATTGCACTTCAAAATAAATATGCCCTTCAATTTCAGCAGTGATTAGTATTCTTCATTGAAATTGCTTCTGTCTGGCCTATCATTCTCTAGAAACTCATGTTTTCAGTGCCCACAATTAT from Thalassophryne amazonica chromosome 15, fThaAma1.1, whole genome shotgun sequence harbors:
- the LOC117526895 gene encoding CD209 antigen-like protein D, producing MADYINDEYVRNSRHTQRQRTGDTIQTERRLCKLAYFSFCLLCLLQAILNISLRLTGSEDSSNLSKERDKLQSSVSQLKELNYNLTQNMSQLETINRNLTREKNELQAQLSKVLADICTYGNRFDGSCYLFSITRKNWYDSKAECEKLGAHLVIITSEAEQNFTTSKISEGHWIGLTDEEEEDTWKWVNGEPLNTMYWLRGEPNNTGNNEDCVIILPFNSLRNWNDLNCQRFSRRWICEKEINQ